The Theobroma cacao cultivar B97-61/B2 chromosome 2, Criollo_cocoa_genome_V2, whole genome shotgun sequence genome includes the window CAATGAAGTCCTTGGCAAACCAAAATGAAAGACGACAAACGCAAATAATTGCCGGTTCTACGGACAATCCGAAACCCAACACGAGGAACAAAAGAAATACTAatagaaaaatacaaaaataaaaagaaaaaggaaaaccctttcttcttcatttcattaatcatATCCCTTGTCGCTTTGCAATATTATAGACATtaactttgaaattaaactttacAAAGCATAAGGGAGATGAAGAGAATTAATAAGATTATCAAGTTACCGCCTGTTTTTTTCCCCCTCGTTTTCCTCTTCAATGTCTCCCTTGTGCTGCAGTggccttcttttcttttttcttctcaaaacTCTAGGAAATTGGATAAACATGGCTTTTAATGGGGGCATGATCCTTATATCAGGGTACCTTCACTAAGTCAAATATCTTAGCTAAGCTAGCTCCAAAAATTTTGGAACCTTTGGCAAATTCTTTTGTACTAACTTCTTCTTTACCGGAAAATCCTCATGTTATAATTAACAACATAATCAGGCTGTGATCGGTACTCCCAAAACGTATGACACGCAATCACCACACGAAAACTCCCCTCGTATTCTGCCTTGCTATGGgaaaaaaaaccaaatgaTCTTCATAATCCTAGAAGGACGTAGTACACAAGCGTTATCGGTAATGCTATCAACATCCCAAAGATGACCCTGCAAATATTTACAAATTCAGGCATCAGCTACAGTTTTGATTAcaaaatggaattgaattgaatTCTAGCGATTAATTCAGGTTTCACTTACGCTGTGCTAAGAATTGCTGGGTGAACATTGTATTCTTTGGCAAACACAAATGGTACAATTCCCTGTGGCAGAGCAGCCTATGTAGACAGCAAAATTAGACAACACTTGATTAGCAAATACTTGTAACATTCAAAGAATACATACACCAACCTGCATATATAGTTATTGAGgaagataattaaattttacctGAACAATGGCAACACGGAGTAGCGTGCCACGCAACCCTACTGCAATTGAAGCTGCAGCCATGACAGCCGGACCGGTCAAGAACCTAACGGCCATGGCAAAGGCGGCCACAGAATTCCCACAAGCGATGATCTTGGGTTGCAGAGCCATAAACAGACCTTTCACCATATAACAACCAAAATTAGGACTCCACCTAGAAAACGGTAAGTGGCATTTAAACCCTAATCTTTCAATTCAACTACCTTCACTAACATGGGGCCAAAATGGCATCTATTACAACCAATGCCCACCGACCCTGGACCGCTAGCCAACGTCGCAAGTCGACCCCACATGTCGGGAGGTCAATCCCATTTTCAGTCCAAAGATTAACCTCCAATTTCTTGcgataacaaaaaaattaaaaaataataaaacaaaaaggtgCATGGCTGTGAGCTGTGCAACCATGCCATTGCTTAGACAGCGTATACATCACTACCAAACTATATGCCCTACCACACCTTGGTGTGGTCTAGCAATTGTCACAGTTCCTGTAATACatgatgttttttttttcatcttctaATAATTCCAGTCACCTTAATTAGTACATAATTGCCTGAATCCGGCCAAAATATCAGAAATAGTTCAACTAGGTCAGTAAGGGTGTATGCCTGTTACCTTATAGAATTGGTTTCGAATGATTACTAGATTTATTTAGGTCAAGTGCACTTCAAGCCCTTGGACTTATTCACattactgtttttttttttgtaaaaaaaggaaagagaagaaaagagaaagtaaTACTAATAATATTACTTGAAGATAAAGCAAATAGCCCGAAATGCTCACCTAAGCTAAACATGGCCATTCCTAGTCCAGCATCCGACAGGATGGAGATAGACTTCTCTATTATTTTCGGCATACGCACATGCCACCTGCAATGAAAACCCCAAACCAGTAAATTTACTTACGACATCTAAATGCCAAAAAAGGGGGGGTTTGTCCAACCAAGTTTGAGccttgattaattaattactgcTGACCTGAAAGCAATTAGAGACCAAACAAGTCCAATGAGGCTGGAGTATGTGTTGGGGTTTCGAATAAGCTTGCGCCAGACCATTATCAAGATCAGGCGGGTCATCACACTAGCCGGAGGCATTTGTTTGCCAACGCCGGACTCCGTTGCTTCGGCAGCTTTAGGGTGCAGCTCAGCCGTCGAACTTGACCCCAACTTATTGAGTCCAGCGGGcccttctttctctctttcctccTCCCCATCTCTCCCAGCAAAGCTAAAGTTCTCTCCATTAAAGTCACCACTGGCCGGCGCAGCTTCACACCAAAAGCAACAATTCTATTATATACTCCGTAGTATTAAAcaattttgagaaattcaaaacattttactAAGTATCAACTTAAGTAATTGTTAACTGATTAgatgaatttattaattagatTATTATACCTTTGTTTTCCCCGTTTTGAGGGTGATCAGCAACCAACATCCTGATCTCTTTAGCTCCCTGATCAGATCGTCCAGATTGCTCGGATGCCCCAAAATCTGTCCCACCAAAGACGTGAAGTCCACCGCCTTCTGATACCGGCGAAGCACTGGAACTCCACACAAACATGTGCAATTCCTTTGCATCGTGATTCACTTTATTATTCTCCttctgctgctgctgctgctgttgcTGTGGTTGAacttgttgttgttgctgctGCTGCGGCTGGTTAGTTTTAGTGTTCTTTGTTACGGATGAGAATTCAGGATTTGGAGCAGGGTAAGATGTCGGAACTGTCTGTGCTGGATAAAATCCAAATCTTGGAGACATGACCGTACaattttcctcaaaatttgATGGTCTTGGAGTTGGTCCTCTGGAGGATTGAACAGAGTACAAATCGGATGGACCGAAATTAGACTGCCTTCCAGGAAAACCTTGAATTCCCATCATGGAATAAAAGTCTGAGTTGTTAAAATTCGAACCTCTTGGAGTCGGATTCCGAGAAGAGCTCAAGCTGTATATCTCAGCTCCAGTAAGGTTCGAAGGCCTCGGAGTCAATGCAGGAAGCGAGCAAGGCCCCAAGGACCTCCTGGAAGCATTGGATTTCCTCACAGTAACGTGAAGCTTTCCGTCTTCGCCAATTTCAGCGTCGGTTTCAAGAAAATCACGGCCATCAAGTGACACCACATCGGAATCAACTTTGAAGGAAACTATGGAAGCTGCAGTTTCCGGGAACTGCTCCATGATGAGTATTTTGGCACCGCGGTACtcgaaaaggaaaagaagaagagtgTACCAAATAATACACTGGAGAACCACGACCTGAACCATTAGCATTCCTGAGTAAGGACCGTACATAGCGATTAATAGAGGAATGCCCATGACTAGAGTGTTGGGTAGAGTGGATAGAGAGAAAATGGTGATCATCCATTCCAGGCTTCCGTTTCTAGTGAAATTAGTCCACAACCCAAGAACAAATAGCATGATGATTTTCTGAAGGGTGTCGGCCGCGATGAACCTGAAGTTCATGGCGTAAGGGTCGTTGGtggaaatgaaatggaaagaCAAGAGGGGAACGGCAAATATGGCGACAAAGCGGTTGATACCAGAGCACTGGTCAGGGGAGAAAATTTTCCACCAACGGACAGAGCCGTAAGCTAAGATCATAGCCACGTACAGTG containing:
- the LOC18609769 gene encoding auxin efflux carrier component 3 translates to MITWKDLYSVLTAVIPLYVAMILAYGSVRWWKIFSPDQCSGINRFVAIFAVPLLSFHFISTNDPYAMNFRFIAADTLQKIIMLFVLGLWTNFTRNGSLEWMITIFSLSTLPNTLVMGIPLLIAMYGPYSGMLMVQVVVLQCIIWYTLLLFLFEYRGAKILIMEQFPETAASIVSFKVDSDVVSLDGRDFLETDAEIGEDGKLHVTVRKSNASRRSLGPCSLPALTPRPSNLTGAEIYSLSSSRNPTPRGSNFNNSDFYSMMGIQGFPGRQSNFGPSDLYSVQSSRGPTPRPSNFEENCTVMSPRFGFYPAQTVPTSYPAPNPEFSSVTKNTKTNQPQQQQQQQVQPQQQQQQQQKENNKVNHDAKELHMFVWSSSASPVSEGGGLHVFGGTDFGASEQSGRSDQGAKEIRMLVADHPQNGENKAAPASGDFNGENFSFAGRDGEEEREKEGPAGLNKLGSSSTAELHPKAAEATESGVGKQMPPASVMTRLILIMVWRKLIRNPNTYSSLIGLVWSLIAFRWHVRMPKIIEKSISILSDAGLGMAMFSLGLFMALQPKIIACGNSVAAFAMAVRFLTGPAVMAAASIAVGLRGTLLRVAIVQAALPQGIVPFVFAKEYNVHPAILSTAVIFGMLIALPITLVYYVLLGL